From Channa argus isolate prfri chromosome 18, Channa argus male v1.0, whole genome shotgun sequence, the proteins below share one genomic window:
- the rab27b gene encoding ras-related protein Rab-27B isoform X1, whose product MWSGRAVREPRFIVAITMTDGDYDYLIKLLALGDSGVGKTTFLYRYTDNKFNPKFITTVGIDFREKRVMYTASNPNGTTTGKTFKVHLQLWDTAGQERFRSLTTAFFRDAMGFLLMFDLTSQQSFLNVRNWMSQLQANAYCENPDIVLVGNKADLADQREVQEKQAKELADKYGIPYFETSAATGAEVDKAVITLLDLVMKRMEQCVDKPPAEPASGNGATKLGNAQPNERKCAC is encoded by the exons GTTTATCGTGGCCATCACTATGACTGATGGGGATTATGACTACCTTATAAAACTCCTTGCCCTGGGGGACTCCGGCGTGGGGAAGACCACCTTCCTGTACCGATACACAGACAACAAGTTTAACCCCAAGTTCATCACCACAGTCGGCATCGACTTCAGGGAAAAGAGAGTG ATGTACACAGCATCCAACCCTAATGGGACGACCACAGGGAAAACCTTCAAGGTTCACCTTCAGCTCTGGGACACAGCTGGACAGGAGAG GTTCCGCAGCCTGACGACGGCGTTCTTCAGAGACGCCATGGGCTTCCTGCTGATGTTCGATCTCACCAGCCAGCAGAGCTTCCTCAATGTCAGAAACTGGATGA GCCAGCTACAGGCCAACGCTTACTGTGAGAACCCAGATATCGTGTTGGTAGGAAACAAAGCAGACCTGGCCGACCAGAGGGAGGTTCAGGAGAAACAGGCCAAGGAGCTGGCCGATAAATATGG GATCCCATATTTTGAGACGAGTGCCGCGACCGGGGCGGAGGTGGACAAGGCGGTGATAACGCTGTTGGACCTGGTCATGAAGAGGATGGAGCAGTGTGTTGACAAACCACCTGCTGAACCAGCCAGTGGGAACGGGGCCACGAAGCTTGGTAACGCACAGCCCAACGAGAGGAAATGTGCATGTTAG
- the rab27b gene encoding ras-related protein Rab-27B isoform X2, which translates to MTDGDYDYLIKLLALGDSGVGKTTFLYRYTDNKFNPKFITTVGIDFREKRVMYTASNPNGTTTGKTFKVHLQLWDTAGQERFRSLTTAFFRDAMGFLLMFDLTSQQSFLNVRNWMSQLQANAYCENPDIVLVGNKADLADQREVQEKQAKELADKYGIPYFETSAATGAEVDKAVITLLDLVMKRMEQCVDKPPAEPASGNGATKLGNAQPNERKCAC; encoded by the exons ATGACTGATGGGGATTATGACTACCTTATAAAACTCCTTGCCCTGGGGGACTCCGGCGTGGGGAAGACCACCTTCCTGTACCGATACACAGACAACAAGTTTAACCCCAAGTTCATCACCACAGTCGGCATCGACTTCAGGGAAAAGAGAGTG ATGTACACAGCATCCAACCCTAATGGGACGACCACAGGGAAAACCTTCAAGGTTCACCTTCAGCTCTGGGACACAGCTGGACAGGAGAG GTTCCGCAGCCTGACGACGGCGTTCTTCAGAGACGCCATGGGCTTCCTGCTGATGTTCGATCTCACCAGCCAGCAGAGCTTCCTCAATGTCAGAAACTGGATGA GCCAGCTACAGGCCAACGCTTACTGTGAGAACCCAGATATCGTGTTGGTAGGAAACAAAGCAGACCTGGCCGACCAGAGGGAGGTTCAGGAGAAACAGGCCAAGGAGCTGGCCGATAAATATGG GATCCCATATTTTGAGACGAGTGCCGCGACCGGGGCGGAGGTGGACAAGGCGGTGATAACGCTGTTGGACCTGGTCATGAAGAGGATGGAGCAGTGTGTTGACAAACCACCTGCTGAACCAGCCAGTGGGAACGGGGCCACGAAGCTTGGTAACGCACAGCCCAACGAGAGGAAATGTGCATGTTAG